One Poecilia reticulata strain Guanapo linkage group LG19, Guppy_female_1.0+MT, whole genome shotgun sequence genomic window carries:
- the LOC103481097 gene encoding myosin phosphatase Rho-interacting protein isoform X5, with protein MSLKENACRKFQANIFNKSKCQNCFKPRESHLLNDEDLNQAKPIYGGWLLLAPEGTNFDNPLHRSRKWQRRFFILYEHGLLRYALDEMPSTLPQGTINMNQCLDVLDGEARTGQKSSLCILTPDTEHFIRAECREIINGWQDALTVYPRTNKQNQKKKRKVDPPTHQSICDLSSRCTLSPLCPPPRPAPQEPGPAKVTVTSGGGGSIPCLPGSMADAEQVPASRATLWQEQSRWSRAAIPCSRSASCLSQLGQSQPDATVATRDDGGAGGSGRKVRVESGYFSLEKTKSEPNPAPPQHLPLSSSPSSSSIGASRRSQIIGRFEENQSVERMDTSSSGGHDTSANTTATQRQSRSERRCLDGKHEMSLDTGKDRLAPDVSGSNFLNSRRAKSLDRKASESSMTPDLLNFKKGWMTKLYEDGVWKKHWFVLTDQNLRFYKDSIAEEASELDGEIDLSTCYDVKEFPVQRNYGFQILCKDGACTLSAMTSGIRRNWIQAIMKNVRPTVAPDVTRKNISLKLSVLKPRSIPDENTKSHVMLEPCQVTSDPKSDDSKQSPGSNAATSPSEPRRKGVRERRREGRSKTFDWTEFKVEKKEKPAKERADTVDISSAFSTTSSCSPSSSASSLASSPASSSSLQTSSVSAPPAADAKDEPSPEEPGKMDVDHRAIRPRAADATDGVAPDVRQEIEQRWHQVETTPLREEKQVPISTTAGTAEQLPANELAALLDKELGQKQQELDRLQEQNSLLKEQLEDALGREHSARQGYVLQSATPPSSSPRKVPWQQLHKLNQDLQGELESQKRKQDLAQQQIRTLRRSYTEAQDAVDRHETDIQALQTKLASAMTEIVASEQAVARMRNELKLEQERSKEQEEEFARNEATLRAQLKDSEERLREVEASLLERNQALRHLERQQALQRDHVKEIQRLQERLQEVAARLAATEEGQALKEERLRNEQRIMQEKHERERQNLCRRLAEAESAQKEVEDRLLEAEQQVEALLRGRRASGGKEHKEEMLKLQEQLSLKTDRMETLRESVRRLEEEKGQLTCRCQELLNQITEADREVNKLRSRLETEEADYYTLEHSYERATQEFQKMSQFLRDKEEEIKQTKEMYERLMVRKEADLKEALVKMTVLGSSLEETEQKLQFKEVLLCQMSQSLISKTEPGDAEEDLQAKLVVAEDRIAELEQHLTALQLGYADLCLERKHRSDQDKTGAVKTSSPLSSSTDLSIGDSSKTERSSDDKESEAKRPRIRFSSIQCQKYVDPEVVEASQTSSADKNISDIALSHTSDPEKFIAIIHALETKLLTTEDKLRNLTQNLDVQRAVEPGNVSNTDPKVSERVPCSPEEIRSVESETRSSSALEHYSNALVYVENGREKVRAMLSGCHGTTDLQLQSLSEIERDLFSASLHIRQGQKTLDEQSPVAQTPEAVDKESLLLFAKTLSFEAAVLNKMALLIQTSKSDLLQALVEIWQDLEHVKTSEQDCLAIVYADVLTRKLMLESTFWKDLEKSEAAGIEEIEAETITVNTFLKAEITYSMENIKLCYEEKFKLLKRELADAHFRLNQRETALKAIIDASKTPDLKSVIKDVKKDLGISKQKLADIRPPELAPYMEQIEVEEARDLAEEVVDRHLASVMPYGGQAIESFQNTHEYLANELQRQAGILQRYAEEIESSGSHPALSKMIQAVLGHQTSHNVTSASLCMREALIQAQVAYVACRLRATHEQELDMCRQTSQDMEALVQQHSFKVVEIQEKYEASLRQEQENFSQTMIALQRENETLKSELSERVNQLTLQQERVSLLEDRFRKETEELKEKCQSELSQAERCRASTELALIETAADSQRKLEVLLADIDSMEERHNRHVRKLEEQFKDRIIELQHLHREELDKLHSQYVEGFQSADKHPEVLNSPPCEEVESRMEEEDEGKRADVPNVSELDSMMVLKDRIQELETQMNSMKDELENKHLEGDVASLREKYQRDFESLKATCERGFAAMEETHHKVVEDLQRQHQREISKLMEERERLLAEETAATIAAIEAMKNAHKEELEKNQRSQLSGLNSDIDELRLQYEEELQSIQRELEVLSEQYSQKCLENAHLAQALEAERQALRQCQRENQELNAHNQELNNRLTAEITRMRSCFSGETALSPLTHGKDVYELEVLLRIKESEIQYLKQEIHSLKDELQSALRDKKYATDKYKDIYTELSIVKAKADCDISKLKEKLLMATEALGERNVDDAVTSGYDIMKSKSNPDFMKKEKSTPPKQLRGLRSKSLKEGLTVQERMKLFEAKNTRKI; from the exons TCGATCTGTGACCTTTCCTCCCGTTGTACCCTCTCCCCTCTGTGCCCCCCGCCTCGCCCTGCGCCCCAGGAGCCGGGCCCAGCCAAGGTCACGGTGaccagcggcggcggcggcagcatcCCCTGCCTCCCCGGCAGCATGGCCGACGCCGAGCAGGTCCCCGCCAGCCGCGCCACCCTGTGGCAGGAGCAGAGCCGCTGGAGCCGCGCCGCCATCCCCTGCAGCCGCAGCGCGTCCTGCCTCAGCCAGCTGGGCCAGAGCCAGCCGGACGCCACCGTCGCCACGCGAGACG ACGGCGGCGCCGGCGGCTCAGGCCGGAAAGTCCGAGTGGAGAGCGGATACTTTTCCCTGGAGAAGACCAAGTCGGAGCCGAACCCGGCGCCTCCTCAGCACCTGCCCCTCTCCTCCTCGCCGTCCTCCTCCTCTATAGGAGCTTCCAG gaGATCTCAGATCATCGGCCGGTTTGAGGAGAACCAATCAGTGGAGCGTATGGACACAAGCAGCAGCGGCGGCCATGACACCTCGGCTAACACGACGGCGACCCAGAGACAAAGCCGGAGCGAGAGACGCTGTCTGGATGGGAAACAC GAGATGTCACTGGACACGGGGAAGGACCGCCTGGCGCCGGACGTCTCCGGCTCCAACTTCCTCAACTCAAGACGAGCAAAGTCTCTGGACCGCAAAGCCTCAGAATCTTCAATGACG cCGGATTTGCTGAACTTTAAGAAAGGATGGATGACGAAGCTTTATGAAGACGGAGTG tgGAAGAAACACTGGTTTGTGCTGACGGACCAGAACCTGAGGTTCTACAAAGATTCGATCGCTGAGGAG GCCTCGGAGCTGGATGGCGAAATCGACCTCTCCACATGTTACGACGTCAAGGAGTTTCCCGTCCAGAGGAACTACGGCTTCCAGATCCTT TGTAAGGACGGCGCCTGCACGCTGTCCGCCATGACCTCCGGGATCCGCCGCAACTGGATCCAGGCCATCATGAAGAACGTCCGGCCCACCGTCGCCCCCGACGTCACGCG GAAAAACATCTCTCTGAAACTGTCCGTTCTGAAGCCCAG ATCCATCcctgatgaaaacacaaagagccATGTGATGCTGGAGCCCTGtcaggtgacctctgaccccaagTCGGACGACTCCAAGCAGTCGCCAGGCAGCAACGCCGCCACTTCCCCATCTGAGCCGCGTAGGAAAGGAGTCCGCGAGCGCCGGCGAGAGGGCCGCTCCAAAACCTTTGACTGGACCGAATTCAAAgtggagaagaaggagaagccGGCGAAGGAGCGAGCGGACACGGTCGACATCAGCTCGGCGttctccaccacctcctcctgctcgccctcctcctccgcctcctctctGGCCTCCTCGCCCgcgtcttcctcctcccttCAAACCTCGTCCGTATCGGCTCCGCCCGCCGCCGACGCGAAAGACGAGCCGTCCCCAGAGGAGCCGGGCAAAATGGACGTCGACCACAGGGCGATCAGGCCGAGGGCCGCCGACGCGACGGACGGCGTCGCTCCAGACGTCAGACAGGAAATCGAACAGCGGTGGCATCAGGTGGAGACGACGCCGCTGAGGGAGGAGAAGCAGGTCCCGATTTCCACGACTGCAGGAACCGCGGAGCAACTGCCGGCTAACGAGCTAGCGGCGCTGCTGGACAAGGAG TTGGGACAGAAGCAGCAGGAGCTGGACCGGCTACAGGAGCAGAACAGCCTGCtgaaggagcagctggaggacgCTCTGGGCCGGGAGCACAGCGCCAGGCAGGGATACGTCCTGCAG AGTGCAACGCCGCCTTCCTCATCGCCGCGCAAAGTGCCATGGCAACAGTTACACAAGCTCAACCAAGACTTGCAGGGCGAGCTGGAGTCCCAAAAGCGCAAGCAGGATCTCGCTCAACAGCAGATCCGGACGTTAAGGCGCAGCTACACCGAAGCTCAGGATGCCGTAGACCGCCATGAGACCGACATTCAGGCTCTGCAAACCAAACTTGCGTCTGCAATGACGGAAATCGTAGCGAGCGAACAAGCTGTGGCTCGAATGCGCAACGAGCTGAAACTGGAACAGGAGCGCTCAAAGGAACAAGAGGAGGAATTTGCCCGCAACGAGGCCACCTTGCGAGCCCAGCTGAAGGACAGCGAAGAAAGACTCCGGGAAGTTGAGGCAAGCCTGTTGGAGAGGAACCAGGCCCTCAGGCATCTGGAGCGCCAGCAGGCCCTGCAACGAGATCACGTGAAAGAGATACAGAGGTTGCAAGAGAGGCTGCAGGAGGTAGCGGCTAGGCTAGCCGCTACAGAAGAGGGCCAGGCGCTAAAGGAGGAACGGTTGAGGAACGAGCAGCGGATCATGCAAGAGAAacatgagagagagaggcagaacCTGTGCAGAAGATTGGCGGAGGCCGAATCTGCACAGAAGGAAGTAGAAGACAGGTTGTTGGAGGCTGAGCAACAGGTTGAGGCCTTGCTTAGAGGGAGGCGGGCGTCAGGTGGGAAGGAGCACAAGGAGGAAATGTTGAAGCTGCAGGAGCAGCTATCTCTGAAGACGGACAGGATGGAGACGCTGAGGGAAAGTGTGCGAAGgttggaggaggagaaaggCCAGCTGACCTGCCGCTGCCAGGAGCTTCTCAACCAGATCACAGAGGCGGACCGCGAAGTGAACAAGCTACGCAGTCGTCTGGAAACCGAGGAAGCAGATTACTACACCCTGGAGCATTCATATGAGCGGGCCACGCAGGAGTTTCAGAAGATGAGCCAGTTTCTCAGAGACAAAGAAGAGGAGATCAAGCAGACTAAAGAGATGTATGAAAGGCTGATGGTGCGTAAAGAGGCAGACCTTAAAGAGGCTCTGGTCAAAATGACGGTGCTTGGCAGCAGCTTGGAGGAAACTGAACAGAAGCTACAATTTAAAGAGGTTCTTCTTTGTCAAATGAGTCAAAGTCTCATCAGTAAGACTGAGCCTGGCGATGCTGAAGAAGATCTGCAAGCCAAACTGGTTGTTGCAGAGGACCGCATTGCAGAGTTGGAGCAGCACCTGACTGCCCTGCAGCTGGGCTACGCAGATCTTTGCTTGGAAAGGAAGCATCGCTCAGACCAGGACAAAACTGGAGCAGTTAAAACATCATCTCCCTTGTCGTCAAGCACAGACCTGTCCATAGGTGACTCTTCCAAGACGGAGAGATCCTCTGATGATAAAGAATCTGAAGCAAAGAGACCAAGGATCCGATTTTCAAGTATTCAGTGCCAAAAATATGTTGATCCTGAAGTTGTAGAGGCCAGTCAAACAAGTTCAGCTGACAAAAACATCTCTGACATTGCACTCTCGCACACTAGTGACCCAGAGAAGTTCATTGCTATCATACACGCACTGGAAACAAAGCTGCTCACCACCGAGGATAAGCTGCGAAATCTCACACAGAATCTTGACGTTCAACGGGCCGTAGAACCCGGAAACGTCTCCAATACCGATCCAAAGGTGTCGGAAAGAGTGCCTTGCTCCCCAGAGGAGATTAGGAGTGTTGAAAGTGAGACCAGGAGTAGTTCTGCTCTCGAGCATTATAGCAACGCCTTGGTGTATGTTGAAAACGGGCGCGAGAAAGTTAGGGCGATGCTCAGTGGCTGCCATGGTACCACTGATTTACAACTGCAGTCGCTTTCAGAAATAGAGAGGGATTTATTTAGTGCCTCTCTGCACATCCGACAAGGTCAGAAGACGTTGGACGAGCAGTCACCGGTTGCTCAAACCCCAGAGGCCGTAGACAAGGAGTCCCTGCTCCTCTTTGCCAAAACGTTGTCCTTCGAAGCCGCCGTTTTGAACAAAATGGCTTTGCTGATACAAACATCGAAGTCCGACCTGTTGCAAGCTCTTGTTGAGATATGGCAAGACTTGGAGCATGTCAAAACAAGTGAACAGGATTGCTTGGCGATAGTTTACGCGGATGTCTTGACCAGGAAGCTGATGTTGGAAAGTACATTCTGGAAGGACCTTGAGAAATCTGAGGCTGCTGGAATCGAAGAGATCGAAGCTGAAACCATCACAGTCAACACCTTCCTCAAAGCAGAAATCACTTACTCCatggaaaacattaaactttgcTATGAGGAGAAATTCAAACTTCTCAAAAGGGAGTTGGCTGATGCCCACTTCAGGCTCAATCAAAGGGAAACGGCTCTTAAAGCAATTATTGATGCTTCAAAAACACCTGATTTAAAATCTGTGATCAAGGATGTGAAAAAGGACCTCGGTATTAGCAAGCAGAAGCTGGCTGACATTCGCCCCCCTGAACTCGCTCCCTACATGGAGCAGATTGAAGTAGAAGAAGCTAGAGATTTGGCTGAGGAAGTCGTTGATAGACACTTGGCAAGTGTGATGCCGTATGGCGGTCAGGCTATTGAATCCTTTCAAAACACTCATGAATACCTGGCTAACGAACTCCAAAGACAAGCAGGTATCCTGCAAAGGTACGCAGAGGAGATAGAAAGCAGTGGAAGCCATCCTGCACTGTCCAAAATGATCCAGGCGGTTCTAGGACACCAAACATCCCATAATGTCACAAGTGCCTCTCTTTGCATGCGAGAAGCCCTCATTCAGGCCCAGGTGGCGTACGTGGCATGCAGGCTGCGGGCCACGCACGAGCAGGAGCTGGACATGTGTCGGCAGACCAGTCAGGATATGGAAGCTCTGGTGCAGCAGCATTCATTCAAGGTCgtagaaatccaagaaaaataCGAGGCTTCTTTGCGGCAGGAGCAAGAGAACTTCTCCCAAACTATGATTGCTCTCCAGAGAGAGAACGAAACCCTGAAGAGTGAGCTGAGCGAACGCGTGAACCAGCTCACCCTTCAGCAGGAGCGAGTGTCTCTGCTGGAGGATCGTTTCCGGAAGGAGACCGAAGAGCTGAAGGAGAAGTGCCAAAGCGAGCTCAGTCAAGCGGAGCGTTGCCGGGCCTCTACGGAGCTGGCGCTCATAGAGACGGCCGCCGACAGCCAGAGAAAGCTCGAGGTTCTACTGGCGGACATCGACAGCATGGAGGAGCGTCACAACCGTCACGTTAGGAAGCTGGAGGAGCAGTTCAAGGACCGGATCATCGAGCTGCAGCATCTTCACAGAGAGGAGCTGGATAAGTTACATTCCCAGTATGTCGAAGGCTTTCAGAGTGCTGACAAACACCCTGAGGTCCTGAACTCGCCTCCCTGCGAAGAGGTGGAGTCTCGAATGGAAGAGGAAGACGAGGGGAAGAGGGCGGATGTGCCAAACGTGTCGGAGCTGGACTCCATGATGGTTCTGAAGGACCGAATCCAGGAGCTGGAGACGCAGATGAATAGCATGAAGGACGAGCTGGAGAACAAGCACCTGGAGGGGGATGTGGCCAGCCTGAGAGAGAAATACCAGAGAGACTTTGAGAGTCTtaag GCGACGTGCGAGCGAGGCTTTGCTGCAATGGAAGAAACCCACCACAAGGTGGTGGAAGACCTGCAGCGGCAGCACCAGAGGGAGATTTCCAAACTCATGGAGGAGCGAGAGCGACTGCTGGCTGAAGAAACCGCTGCTACTATTGCTG CTATTGAAGCGATGAAAAACGCACACAAGGAGGAACTGGAGAAGAACCAGCGCTCCCAGCTGAGCGGTCTGAACTCGGACATCGACGAGCTCCGCCTGCAGTACGA GGAAGAGCTCCAGTCCATCCAAAGAGAACTGGAGGTTTTATCCGAGCAATACTCCCAGAAATGTCTGGAGAACGCTCACCTGGCTCAGGCGCTGGAGGCGGAGAGGCAGGCCCTGCGGCAGTGCCAGAGAGAGAACCAGGAGCTAAACGCTCACAACCAG GAGCTGAACAACAGGCTGACTGCAGAAATCACCCGCATGCGCTCATGTTTCAGCGGGGAGACGGCTCTGTCTCCACTGACTCACGGCAAAGACGTTTACGAACTGGAG GTGCTGCTACGGATAAAAGAGTCGGAAATCCAGTACCTGAAGCAGGAAATCCACTCTCTGAAGGACGAGCTGCAGTCTGCTCTGAGA GACAAGAAATACGCCACGGATAAATATAAGGACATTTACACCGAGCTGAGCATCGTGAAGGCGAAGGCCGACTGTGATATCAGCAAGCTGAAGGAGAAGCTGCTCATGGCCACTGAAGCTCTGGGGGAGAGGAATGTTGACGACGCCGTTACGTCCGGATACG aCATCATGAAATCAAAAAGTAACCCAGATTtcatgaaaaaggaaaagtcaACACCTCCCAAGCAGCTGCGAGGCctaaggtcaaag AGCCTGAAAGAGGGACTGACTGTGCAGGAACGCATGAAGCTTTTCGAGGCTAAAAACACCAGAAAGATTTAA